A portion of the Pedobacter cryoconitis genome contains these proteins:
- the sufB gene encoding Fe-S cluster assembly protein SufB gives MEKDDLMLEQLANREYEFGFVTAIDMDISEIGLNEDTVRFISAKKNEPQWLLDWRMKGFKAFQKQEMPQWQNFKMPEIDFQSISYYAAPKQQAKYASLDEVDPELLRTFEKLGIPMSEQKQLAGVAVDVVFDSVSVTTTYKKHLNELGIIFCSISDAVKEHPELIQKYLGSVVPHTDNVFASLNTAVFSDGSFVYIPKGVRCPMELSTYFRINAENTGQFERTLIIADEDSYVSYLEGCTAPMRDENQLHAAVVELIAMKGAEIKYSTVQNWYPGDKEGKGGIFNFVTKRGACRGERAKISWTQVETGSAITWKYPSILLQGDYSSGEFYSVAVTNNMQIADTGTKIYHLGAHTKSRIISKGISAGKGQNSYRGLVQMGPKAAYSRNFTQCDSLLIGDLCGAHTFPYIESKNNTATIEHEATTSKIGEDQVFYLNQRGIDAEQAIALIVNGYAKDVLNQLPMEFAVEAQKLLSLTLEGSVG, from the coding sequence ATGGAAAAAGATGATTTGATGCTCGAACAACTGGCAAACCGTGAATACGAATTTGGCTTTGTTACAGCGATTGATATGGATATTTCTGAAATCGGACTCAACGAAGATACAGTAAGGTTTATTTCTGCAAAAAAGAATGAACCCCAATGGCTACTCGATTGGCGCATGAAAGGTTTCAAAGCTTTCCAGAAGCAAGAAATGCCACAATGGCAAAACTTTAAGATGCCCGAAATTGACTTCCAGTCTATTTCTTATTATGCCGCTCCCAAACAACAAGCTAAGTATGCCTCACTGGATGAAGTAGATCCTGAGTTGCTACGTACCTTTGAGAAACTAGGTATTCCGATGTCAGAACAAAAACAGCTGGCAGGTGTTGCTGTGGATGTTGTATTTGATAGTGTTTCGGTAACTACAACTTATAAAAAACACTTAAACGAGCTGGGAATAATTTTCTGCTCGATCAGTGATGCTGTTAAAGAACATCCAGAACTGATACAAAAATATCTGGGCTCGGTAGTACCACATACAGACAATGTTTTTGCATCTCTGAATACTGCTGTATTTTCTGATGGATCTTTTGTATACATCCCTAAAGGGGTTAGATGCCCGATGGAACTTTCTACCTATTTCAGGATTAACGCTGAAAATACGGGTCAGTTTGAACGTACATTGATTATTGCTGACGAAGATAGTTATGTAAGTTACCTGGAAGGTTGTACTGCTCCAATGCGTGATGAGAATCAATTGCATGCTGCTGTGGTAGAATTAATTGCCATGAAAGGTGCAGAGATCAAATATTCTACTGTTCAGAACTGGTATCCTGGAGATAAAGAAGGAAAAGGCGGGATTTTCAATTTTGTGACTAAGCGTGGAGCTTGCCGTGGTGAGCGTGCTAAAATTTCATGGACACAAGTAGAAACTGGTTCAGCAATTACCTGGAAATATCCAAGTATTCTTTTGCAGGGTGATTATTCTTCAGGAGAGTTTTATTCTGTGGCAGTGACCAATAATATGCAGATCGCAGATACTGGTACAAAAATATATCACCTTGGAGCGCACACTAAGAGCAGAATTATCTCTAAAGGTATTTCGGCTGGAAAAGGACAAAATAGCTATCGTGGTTTAGTGCAAATGGGCCCTAAAGCGGCATATTCACGGAACTTTACACAATGTGACTCTTTATTAATTGGTGACCTTTGCGGTGCACACACCTTTCCATATATCGAATCTAAAAATAATACTGCTACCATAGAGCATGAAGCCACGACCTCTAAAATTGGAGAAGATCAGGTGTTTTACCTGAATCAGCGTGGAATTGATGCAGAACAAGCTATTGCGCTGATCGTTAATGGATACGCAAAAGATGTACTGAATCAATTGCCAATGGAATTTGCAGTAGAAGCTCAAAAATTACTTTCTCTTACACTCGAAGGCAGCGTAGGGTAG
- a CDS encoding RagB/SusD family nutrient uptake outer membrane protein has protein sequence MALTISLSGCTKLDEKLNGQIGNGGINSGNVADLLNGSYKAMRSPFQGPFGFWALQEFPSDEAIVPTRAGDWDDNGAWRALHLHRWEADHTRISSSFRDLNGVSYAATNVLLYNPTPVQAAEARFLRAFAQFSILDGWGQVPYREPGDDVSLPSKVRKASEEIAYLIAELTAIIPSLPDGANYLANKDAGKMLLMKCYLNKGAFLNRAVPTFDAADMAKVITLADEIINSGKYQLATNYFDNFAPNNDVISKENVFTSQNIGGSDAGGVRDMWTMPLHYNQKPNGNNGFSTLSDFYKKFEASDQRIGGAYAGVTNISGVKVGFLIGQQVDEKGALIKDRRNNNLIFTPEVSNVETDANHLEVAGIRVIKYPIDYTYGSTGKADNDWVYYRYSDVLLMKAEAQVRTGLAGPALTVVNGLRTVRGASALGSLTLDNLLDERGREFFWEGVRRQDLIRFGKFLTPWQEKQVDNPRNLVFPIPDNQLSNPNYIQNAGY, from the coding sequence ATGGCGCTGACAATATCCTTGTCGGGCTGTACAAAATTAGATGAGAAATTAAACGGACAAATTGGTAATGGTGGAATTAATAGCGGGAACGTTGCCGATTTGTTAAATGGAAGTTATAAGGCTATGCGTAGTCCTTTTCAGGGGCCATTTGGTTTTTGGGCATTGCAGGAATTTCCTTCAGATGAAGCGATTGTACCTACAAGAGCTGGTGACTGGGATGATAATGGTGCCTGGCGTGCTTTACACTTACATCGCTGGGAGGCAGATCATACCCGTATTTCCAGTAGTTTCAGAGATTTGAACGGCGTGAGTTATGCGGCTACAAATGTATTGTTATATAATCCAACACCTGTACAGGCAGCAGAAGCGAGATTTCTTCGTGCATTTGCACAGTTTTCTATTCTGGATGGCTGGGGACAGGTTCCTTACCGTGAGCCTGGAGATGATGTGAGTTTACCTTCGAAGGTTAGAAAAGCATCGGAAGAAATTGCTTACCTGATCGCAGAACTGACTGCAATTATCCCTTCGCTTCCTGATGGGGCTAATTATCTTGCAAATAAAGATGCAGGAAAAATGTTGTTGATGAAGTGTTACCTGAATAAAGGTGCATTTTTAAATCGTGCGGTACCAACTTTTGATGCTGCAGATATGGCAAAAGTTATCACACTTGCTGATGAAATTATCAATTCTGGTAAGTATCAGCTGGCAACAAACTATTTTGATAATTTTGCGCCTAACAATGATGTGATTTCTAAGGAAAATGTATTCACATCCCAAAACATTGGTGGTTCTGATGCGGGTGGAGTGAGAGATATGTGGACGATGCCTTTGCATTATAATCAAAAACCAAATGGTAATAATGGATTTTCAACTTTATCTGATTTCTATAAGAAATTCGAGGCATCCGATCAACGTATTGGTGGTGCATACGCTGGAGTAACAAATATTTCTGGTGTTAAAGTGGGCTTTTTGATCGGTCAGCAAGTGGATGAGAAAGGTGCATTAATTAAAGACAGACGTAATAATAACCTGATCTTTACACCGGAAGTAAGTAATGTGGAAACTGACGCTAACCACCTGGAAGTTGCAGGTATCCGTGTTATCAAATATCCTATTGATTATACCTATGGTTCAACTGGAAAAGCAGACAATGACTGGGTGTATTACAGATATTCTGATGTATTGCTTATGAAAGCTGAAGCACAGGTGAGAACAGGCTTAGCTGGACCGGCCTTGACGGTGGTTAATGGACTAAGGACTGTCAGAGGAGCTAGTGCTTTAGGAAGCTTAACATTGGATAATTTACTGGATGAACGTGGACGTGAGTTTTTCTGGGAAGGGGTAAGAAGACAAGATTTAATCCGTTTTGGTAAATTCTTAACGCCATGGCAAGAGAAACAAGTTGACAATCCGAGAAATCTGGTATTCCCTATACCAGATAATCAATTATCGAATCCAAATTATATTCAGAATGCTGGATATTAA
- a CDS encoding sensor histidine kinase: MQISSKELILLIAIITFIFLIAPLFLIIYIFLYNKKKAKHLEEKEVLKKAFELELLKSQIEVQEHILQTIAGDLHDNIGQLLSLTSMTLSSIKADHLREQKINTAAELTHRAIKELRQLSKKMNGQELIKKSLGHAIAYELDWLKKGLAYEIVFTDNTTHSISAHASKELIMFRLFQEILSNIIKHAHATRIKITIGQTKDILSLFVQDNGKGFILEEKLKASDGLGLANLQKRTLMMDGNFTVNSTTGAGTEIQISIPYQ; encoded by the coding sequence ATGCAGATATCGTCAAAGGAATTAATTCTATTAATTGCCATAATCACCTTCATTTTCCTGATTGCCCCCCTTTTCCTGATTATTTACATTTTTTTATACAATAAAAAGAAAGCAAAGCATCTTGAAGAAAAAGAAGTACTGAAGAAAGCATTTGAACTGGAATTATTAAAGAGCCAGATAGAAGTGCAAGAGCATATCCTGCAAACTATCGCAGGTGACCTGCACGATAATATTGGACAATTATTAAGTCTGACCAGTATGACATTAAGCTCTATTAAAGCAGATCATTTAAGAGAGCAGAAGATTAATACTGCCGCGGAATTAACGCATCGTGCAATTAAAGAACTGCGGCAGCTTTCAAAAAAAATGAACGGACAGGAACTCATCAAAAAGAGTCTTGGCCACGCTATTGCTTATGAACTGGACTGGCTAAAGAAAGGTCTGGCTTACGAAATTGTGTTCACTGACAATACCACGCATTCTATTTCAGCACATGCCAGCAAAGAGTTAATTATGTTCCGGCTGTTCCAGGAAATCCTGAGCAATATTATTAAACATGCTCATGCGACCAGGATCAAAATCACCATCGGTCAAACCAAAGATATTTTATCTCTTTTTGTACAGGATAACGGGAAAGGTTTCATCCTGGAGGAGAAACTAAAAGCAAGCGATGGCTTAGGTCTGGCTAATCTTCAAAAAAGGACATTGATGATGGACGGGAATTTCACGGTTAATTCCACCACAGGCGCTGGTACTGAAATTCAGATTTCAATCCCCTATCAATAA
- a CDS encoding DUF3037 domain-containing protein: MQDSHLFEYAIIRVVPRVERDEFMNAGVILYCAKQKFLQAEILLNKEKLSAFSKNTDIKEIEDNLLALKQICAGGKESGPIGQLDAASRFRWLTAMRSTVLQTSRVHPGFCKDASEKIIALLEEQVL, translated from the coding sequence ATGCAAGACAGTCACTTATTTGAGTACGCAATAATCCGCGTTGTGCCCAGGGTAGAACGTGATGAGTTTATGAATGCAGGTGTTATCCTGTATTGTGCTAAACAAAAGTTTTTACAAGCAGAGATCTTGTTAAATAAAGAAAAACTGAGTGCTTTTTCTAAAAATACGGATATTAAAGAAATCGAAGATAACCTGCTGGCTTTAAAACAGATTTGTGCTGGTGGAAAGGAAAGTGGACCAATTGGTCAGCTTGATGCAGCCTCGAGGTTCCGATGGCTTACTGCAATGCGGAGTACGGTGCTTCAAACTTCCAGGGTACATCCTGGATTTTGTAAAGATGCCAGTGAAAAAATAATAGCGTTGCTTGAAGAACAAGTCCTTTAA
- a CDS encoding M1 family metallopeptidase, which translates to MIIKPITYKRAVLQTMFFIASAIAMPAFAQQKPEDPLLKIYRGSAEKINDLIHTKLDVRFDYKKRHLYGKEWVTIKPHIYATDSLRLDAKGMDIKTVAVVRNGKNIPLKYTYDNLSLAIKLDKVYQNTENYTIYIAYTAKPDELKIEAGAAITDAKGLYFINPDSTEKGKPVQIWTQGELESSSAWFPTIDRTNQKTTDEISMTVPGKYVTLSNGRLASQKKNADGTRTDTWKMELPHSPYLFMMAVGDFKIYRDKWRDKEVSYYLEPAYAPYAKDIFGFTPEAIEFYSKTLGVDYPWNKYSQIVVRDYVSGAMENTTATLHGAYVQGTARELADRYYDKGRSTIVHELFHQWFGDYVTAESWSNLTVNESFADFSETLWAEHKYGQDTGDEHNNEAMQTYLENPENAKKDLVRFHYHDAMDMFDAVSYKKGGRILNMLRHFLTPDVFFKGLNIYLKTNAFKNGEAQQLRLAMEEASGKDLNWFFNQWYYGAGHPLLDIKYKWDEATKTQFVYLNQTQEGKAFQLPMAVDLYNGTQKIRHQIWMRSKSDTLTFKVAAQPKLVNADADKITLSQKTDHKNITEFLFQYQHAPLYMDRLEAIDAATAQQTLPEAQQILLAALQDKYYGLRMRTMSSINPENTALVNAAIPFILKIAKDDDNNLAKAQALKIISTTKDAAQQLSLFEAGLKSNSYAVQGASLFAMANLKPAGSLNMAKAFEKDNKGDLTKAIIAVYAKNGGDTEWPFVFKNFEESDPQTKFEMLKDFAFMTARVKSPEYAQQGINALKEIGVKYKTQGAAPVILNVLDQLKKVRKDQNDSSSVKLIGEAEQQINDQK; encoded by the coding sequence ATGATTATAAAACCAATAACTTATAAGCGAGCAGTCTTACAGACGATGTTTTTTATCGCCTCAGCGATTGCAATGCCAGCATTTGCACAACAAAAACCGGAGGATCCTCTATTAAAGATTTACAGAGGTAGTGCAGAAAAGATCAATGATTTAATTCATACTAAACTGGATGTCAGGTTTGATTATAAAAAACGTCATTTATATGGTAAAGAATGGGTAACAATAAAGCCCCATATTTACGCGACCGATAGTTTAAGACTGGATGCAAAAGGTATGGATATCAAAACCGTTGCGGTAGTCAGAAATGGAAAAAATATCCCACTTAAATATACTTACGACAACCTTTCGTTGGCGATTAAACTGGATAAAGTATATCAGAATACAGAAAACTATACTATTTACATCGCTTATACTGCAAAACCAGATGAGTTAAAAATTGAGGCTGGTGCAGCAATAACAGATGCTAAAGGACTTTATTTCATCAATCCTGATAGTACAGAAAAAGGTAAACCAGTACAGATCTGGACCCAGGGTGAGCTGGAAAGCTCTTCTGCCTGGTTTCCGACTATTGACAGGACGAACCAGAAAACCACTGATGAAATCAGTATGACTGTACCGGGTAAATACGTAACCTTATCTAACGGCAGGCTTGCTTCGCAGAAAAAGAATGCGGATGGTACAAGAACAGATACGTGGAAAATGGAACTCCCTCATTCTCCTTATTTATTCATGATGGCAGTTGGTGATTTTAAGATTTACCGCGATAAATGGCGTGATAAAGAAGTTAGTTATTACCTGGAACCTGCTTATGCGCCTTATGCAAAAGATATATTTGGATTCACTCCCGAAGCAATCGAATTCTATTCTAAAACTTTAGGGGTAGATTATCCATGGAATAAATATTCACAGATTGTAGTCAGAGACTATGTCAGTGGTGCAATGGAAAATACAACGGCTACACTCCACGGTGCTTATGTACAGGGAACCGCCCGCGAATTAGCTGACAGATATTATGATAAAGGAAGAAGCACTATTGTTCATGAGCTGTTCCATCAGTGGTTTGGTGATTATGTCACTGCCGAAAGCTGGAGTAATCTTACTGTGAATGAATCTTTTGCAGATTTTAGTGAAACTTTATGGGCTGAGCATAAGTATGGACAAGATACGGGTGATGAGCACAACAATGAGGCGATGCAAACTTACCTGGAGAATCCTGAAAATGCAAAGAAAGATCTTGTACGTTTCCATTACCATGATGCAATGGACATGTTTGATGCAGTGTCTTACAAAAAGGGTGGCCGTATCCTGAATATGCTGCGTCATTTTTTAACTCCTGACGTATTTTTCAAAGGATTAAATATTTACCTGAAAACCAATGCATTTAAAAATGGTGAAGCACAGCAACTGCGTTTAGCTATGGAAGAAGCAAGTGGAAAAGACCTGAACTGGTTCTTCAATCAGTGGTATTATGGTGCTGGACATCCTCTGCTGGACATTAAGTATAAATGGGATGAGGCAACAAAAACGCAATTTGTTTATTTGAATCAAACACAGGAAGGAAAAGCATTTCAGCTGCCTATGGCTGTAGACCTCTATAATGGGACACAGAAAATACGTCACCAAATCTGGATGAGAAGTAAGTCGGATACTTTGACTTTTAAGGTTGCCGCTCAGCCTAAGCTGGTTAATGCAGACGCTGATAAAATTACGTTAAGTCAAAAGACAGATCACAAGAATATCACAGAATTTTTATTCCAGTATCAGCATGCGCCATTATATATGGACAGACTAGAGGCGATAGATGCAGCTACTGCACAGCAAACACTTCCGGAAGCCCAGCAAATATTATTGGCTGCTTTACAGGATAAGTATTATGGATTACGTATGAGAACGATGAGCAGCATCAATCCGGAAAATACAGCACTAGTTAATGCAGCAATACCTTTTATCCTTAAAATAGCTAAGGATGATGATAACAATCTTGCAAAAGCTCAGGCATTAAAAATAATCAGTACGACTAAAGATGCAGCGCAACAATTATCACTTTTCGAAGCGGGTTTAAAGAGCAATTCTTATGCAGTACAGGGGGCATCCTTGTTTGCCATGGCAAATTTAAAACCAGCCGGATCATTAAATATGGCTAAAGCTTTTGAAAAAGATAACAAAGGGGATTTAACAAAAGCTATTATTGCTGTTTATGCAAAAAATGGTGGTGATACAGAATGGCCTTTTGTGTTTAAAAACTTTGAAGAAAGTGATCCGCAGACCAAGTTTGAAATGCTTAAAGATTTCGCTTTTATGACTGCCCGTGTTAAAAGTCCTGAATATGCGCAACAAGGAATCAATGCGTTAAAAGAAATAGGAGTCAAATATAAAACACAGGGAGCAGCTCCGGTTATTTTAAATGTTCTTGATCAACTAAAAAAAGTACGTAAGGATCAAAATGACAGTTCTTCTGTAAAACTTATTGGAGAAGCAGAACAGCAAATTAACGATCAGAAATAA
- a CDS encoding TPM domain-containing protein, with amino-acid sequence MIRIQKYRILFFILFLLLIQAGYAQNKYTIAQIPDPKASGNGYVSNPDLILSPAGVDSLNRTITDLEQRTKVEMAVVVVNDFDAGQEEYDFALQLFRQWGIGKSKANNGLLLFIAVDRKQYRFITGYGLEGLLPDAALKRIGDHFLIPAFKEGDYSKGVVNALGTIAAYLNQPGNQKELSQLLPPDPGQRNTWLWTIANTILVMGLFAAVFFGIRKKTPEISKNKASAKTNAYDKTIGCGCGGLFMILVAAGFIIGFTTGYSWVKSLDMRTIPLVLYLILSIILLARYMNAISVLRKIHQDDLNFSQAVKALNRSSIFYLVASPLILIVMLMEAYRRTQAASRFKPQLDSQNREMSRVDRDQTAPDQTFLTKGQLKEEQLEVNHYDIWLSSDQAAHKIIGYPGSNFADFTVCPTCNAKTLSKEKLVTLKKATYTKEGEGKEVKICENCGYEEFIKSVIIAVRTKSDDSRSSDSGSSSSSSSSSSSSSGWGGGSSGGGGAGGKW; translated from the coding sequence ATGATTAGGATTCAAAAATACCGTATTCTGTTTTTTATCCTGTTTTTATTGCTTATCCAGGCTGGATATGCACAAAACAAATATACAATTGCCCAGATCCCAGATCCAAAAGCCAGCGGTAATGGTTATGTCAGTAATCCTGATCTTATTTTAAGTCCTGCTGGTGTTGATTCTCTGAATAGAACAATTACCGATCTGGAGCAAAGAACAAAAGTTGAAATGGCTGTAGTGGTTGTCAATGATTTTGACGCAGGTCAGGAGGAATATGATTTTGCGTTACAACTTTTCAGACAATGGGGAATAGGGAAAAGTAAAGCAAATAACGGACTTTTATTATTCATTGCCGTTGATCGTAAACAGTATCGCTTCATTACGGGATATGGTCTGGAAGGCTTATTACCTGATGCAGCGCTCAAAAGAATTGGAGATCATTTTTTGATTCCTGCTTTTAAAGAAGGAGATTACAGCAAAGGCGTGGTCAATGCTTTAGGGACAATTGCTGCTTATCTGAATCAGCCAGGAAATCAAAAGGAACTCAGTCAATTACTACCTCCAGATCCTGGCCAGCGCAATACGTGGCTATGGACGATTGCCAATACAATATTAGTTATGGGTTTATTTGCTGCTGTATTTTTCGGGATCAGGAAAAAGACTCCTGAAATTTCCAAAAATAAAGCTTCTGCCAAAACTAATGCCTATGATAAAACTATTGGTTGCGGATGCGGAGGTTTATTTATGATTCTTGTAGCTGCTGGTTTTATTATCGGATTTACGACTGGTTATAGCTGGGTCAAGTCTTTGGATATGCGTACAATCCCTCTTGTGCTTTATCTTATTTTATCTATTATACTTCTTGCCAGGTATATGAATGCGATCAGCGTGTTAAGAAAAATACATCAGGACGACCTGAATTTTAGCCAGGCTGTGAAAGCATTAAACCGATCTTCAATTTTCTACCTGGTTGCCTCTCCGCTAATTTTAATTGTGATGCTTATGGAGGCTTACCGCAGAACGCAAGCTGCCAGCCGTTTTAAACCACAGCTGGATAGTCAGAATAGGGAAATGAGCAGGGTTGACAGAGATCAAACTGCTCCTGATCAAACTTTTTTGACTAAAGGACAACTAAAAGAAGAGCAATTAGAGGTCAATCATTATGATATTTGGTTGAGCAGTGACCAGGCAGCGCATAAAATTATTGGTTATCCGGGGAGCAATTTTGCTGATTTTACTGTTTGTCCAACCTGTAATGCCAAAACTTTAAGTAAAGAAAAGCTAGTCACACTAAAAAAAGCAACTTATACTAAAGAAGGTGAAGGCAAAGAGGTTAAAATATGTGAAAATTGCGGATATGAGGAATTTATCAAATCGGTTATTATTGCTGTACGGACCAAAAGTGATGATTCCCGTTCATCTGATTCTGGCAGTAGCAGCAGCAGTTCCTCATCCTCAAGCAGTAGTAGCGGATGGGGCGGTGGAAGCAGCGGTGGTGGTGGTGCCGGAGGAAAATGGTAA
- a CDS encoding response regulator transcription factor produces the protein MEEEKIAIAIVDDHTLFRKGMVSLLDESDEINILFDASNGVEMISMLAQHQLPQVILMDINMPQMDGYEATRWLSINYPQIKVLALSMYDDDKPIIEMLKSGAGGYLLKESRTSDLITAIKTIAAHGYFMNNLVSGKLIRSLQENNSSSKNLLQEISANERKFLEHCCSEFTYKEIADKMNLSPHTIDNYRESLFQKFEIKSRTGLVLFALRNELIKL, from the coding sequence ATGGAAGAAGAAAAAATAGCTATTGCAATCGTTGATGACCATACTTTATTTAGAAAAGGAATGGTTAGCCTTTTAGATGAATCAGATGAAATTAATATTCTGTTTGATGCTTCCAATGGCGTAGAAATGATCAGCATGCTTGCTCAGCATCAGCTTCCTCAAGTGATTCTAATGGATATTAATATGCCTCAAATGGATGGGTATGAAGCTACCAGGTGGCTTTCCATTAACTATCCTCAAATTAAAGTCCTCGCCTTAAGTATGTATGATGATGACAAACCCATTATTGAAATGCTCAAAAGTGGTGCCGGAGGATATCTGTTAAAAGAGTCCAGAACCTCAGATCTGATTACGGCTATCAAAACCATAGCTGCACATGGCTACTTTATGAATAACCTTGTTTCAGGAAAACTAATCAGATCTTTGCAGGAAAACAATAGTTCTTCAAAAAATCTGCTACAGGAAATTTCTGCAAATGAGCGCAAGTTTTTAGAGCATTGCTGTTCTGAATTCACTTATAAAGAAATAGCAGACAAGATGAATCTCAGCCCGCATACGATAGATAACTATCGGGAATCCCTCTTTCAGAAATTTGAGATAAAATCCCGTACAGGACTTGTTTTATTTGCACTTCGCAATGAACTGATCAAATTATAG
- the sufC gene encoding Fe-S cluster assembly ATPase SufC produces MLSIKNLHANIEGKEILKGINLEVKAGEVHAIMGPNGSGKSSLASVLAGRENYEITEGEVWLDGKNLLEMKPEVRAREGVFLAFQYPVEIPGVSNINFLRTALSEIRIHRNLPPLSAKEFLKMTKEKQALVEFEAKLANRSLNQGFSGGEKKRNEVFQLAMLEPKLSILDETDSGLDIDALRIVSNGINKLRSADNAFVLITHYQRLLEYIIPDFVHVLYNGQIVRSGTKELALELEEKGYDWLKEEFHGNESINKI; encoded by the coding sequence ATGTTATCAATAAAAAATCTTCATGCGAATATTGAAGGAAAAGAAATCTTAAAAGGAATTAATCTGGAGGTGAAAGCCGGTGAAGTACATGCGATCATGGGCCCTAATGGTTCGGGCAAAAGTTCATTGGCATCTGTACTGGCAGGTCGTGAAAATTACGAAATTACTGAGGGTGAAGTTTGGCTTGATGGTAAAAACCTGTTGGAAATGAAACCAGAAGTACGTGCACGTGAAGGTGTTTTTCTTGCATTTCAATATCCTGTAGAAATTCCTGGAGTATCGAATATTAACTTCTTAAGAACTGCATTAAGCGAAATTAGAATTCACCGTAATCTTCCACCGCTTTCAGCTAAAGAATTCCTGAAGATGACGAAGGAAAAACAAGCTTTGGTAGAATTTGAAGCCAAATTGGCCAATCGTTCTCTCAATCAGGGCTTTTCAGGTGGAGAGAAAAAAAGGAATGAAGTATTTCAACTCGCCATGCTGGAACCAAAATTATCAATTTTGGATGAAACAGACTCAGGACTGGATATTGATGCTTTGCGTATTGTATCTAACGGTATCAATAAATTACGCTCGGCGGATAATGCTTTTGTACTGATTACACACTATCAACGCTTATTGGAATATATCATCCCAGATTTTGTACACGTATTATACAACGGTCAGATTGTACGTTCTGGTACAAAAGAACTGGCATTGGAACTTGAAGAAAAGGGATACGACTGGTTGAAAGAAGAATTCCATGGCAATGAATCAATAAATAAAATATAA
- a CDS encoding HipA family kinase → MNTNELQLRTVSVTRYVTPLREGGSMPAIAEADDDFLYVLKFRGAGQGVKALIAEIIGGEIARALGFRVPEIVLANLDEAFGRTEPDEEIQDLLKASVGLNLALHYLSGAITFDPAVTSIDARLASQIVWLDCLLTNMDRTARNTNMLIWHKELWLIDHGASLYFHHSWQNWEEQAQRPFTLIKDHVLLPWATELEEVNAAFSPMLTKELIQAIVNLIPTEWLGEEQTFSSAEEHRNAYARFLELRIAKSEVFVKEAQNARQSLI, encoded by the coding sequence ATGAATACTAACGAACTTCAACTCAGAACCGTCAGTGTAACACGTTATGTTACGCCGTTACGCGAAGGAGGATCTATGCCTGCTATTGCAGAGGCCGATGATGATTTTCTTTATGTCCTTAAGTTCCGTGGTGCAGGGCAGGGAGTTAAGGCATTAATTGCAGAAATTATCGGTGGTGAAATTGCCCGTGCACTCGGATTCAGAGTGCCGGAAATTGTGCTGGCTAATTTGGATGAGGCCTTTGGCCGGACAGAACCAGACGAAGAAATACAGGATCTGCTTAAAGCCAGTGTCGGCCTTAATCTTGCGCTTCATTACCTTTCTGGTGCAATTACCTTTGACCCGGCAGTGACCAGTATCGATGCAAGATTAGCCTCGCAAATTGTATGGCTGGATTGTCTGCTGACCAATATGGACCGTACAGCCCGCAATACGAATATGCTGATCTGGCATAAGGAATTATGGCTGATCGATCATGGCGCTTCTCTTTATTTTCACCATTCGTGGCAAAACTGGGAAGAACAAGCACAGCGTCCCTTTACGCTAATCAAAGATCATGTATTACTGCCATGGGCAACCGAACTGGAGGAAGTAAATGCAGCGTTTAGCCCAATGCTTACTAAAGAGCTGATTCAGGCTATAGTTAACCTTATTCCAACAGAATGGTTAGGGGAAGAGCAAACTTTTAGTTCGGCAGAGGAACACCGCAATGCCTATGCACGGTTTTTGGAATTGAGAATTGCTAAATCAGAAGTTTTTGTAAAAGAAGCACAAAATGCAAGACAGTCACTTATTTGA